Genomic window (Anaerolineae bacterium):
TGACGTGGGGGTGGCCGGCCTGCACCGCCTCTTTGAGCCGCTTCAACGTCTCATCAACGAGATGGACGTGGATGTCATCATTGTGGCCGCCGGCATGGACGGCGCCCTCCCCTCGGTCGTCTCGGGGCTGGTGGATGTGCCGGTCATCGGCCTGCCCACCTCCGTGGGCTATGGATTCGGCGGGCGCGGCCACAGCGCGCTCCTCTCTATGCTCCAGACCTGTGCGCCGGGCCTGGCCGTGGTGAATATTGACAACGGCATCGGCGCCGCGGCGGTCGCCGGCCTCATCGCCATGCGGGCGGCGCGGGCGCGCGCCGGCCTGACGCGCCCCTCCCAGGAGTAGCAGTATGAGCCAGCGCATCGCCTATTTCGACTGTTTCAGCGGCGCCAGCGGGGATATGCTGGTGGGAGCCATGCTGGACGCCGGCGTCTCCCTGGAAGCCCTGCAGGCTGATCTGGCCAAGATCCCTCTCACGGGCTACACTGTGACATGTGAGCACCGCACCCAACAGCACCTGGCCGGCACCAAGTTCAGCGTGCATATCACCCACGAGGAGCACCATCACCGGCATCTGGCGGATATCGAGGCCATCTTCGCCGCGTCCTCCCTGCCGGCGGAGGATGTAGCGCGCATCCTGGCGGTTTTCCGCCGGCTGGCGCGCGCCGAGGCCAGGGTCCACGGCACCAGCATCGAGGAGGTCCATTTTCACGAGGTCGGTGCGGTGGACAGCATCGTGGACATCGCCGGCGCGGTCATCGGCCTGCGCCTGCTGGGCGTGGACAAAGTGTATGCCTCCTCCCTGCCCCTGGGGAGCGGCACCGTGCAGACCTCGCACGGCCCTCTGCCGGTGCCGGCGCCGGCGACGCTGGAACTGCTGGCCGAGGCCGGCGCGCCGACGCGGCCCCTCGACGCCGGCACCGAGCTGGTGACGCCCACCGGCGCCGCCATCCTGTGCGAGCTGGCGGAATTTCGTCAGCCGGCGATGCGCATTCAGCGGGTCGGCTACGGCTTCGGTACCAAGCTCCTCCCCTGGCCCAATGTCCTGCGCCTGTGGGTCGGGGAGCCTGCCGATGTCTCTCATGCGGAGCCGGCGCTGGAGACGGTGGCGGAACTGGCCTGCAACATTGACGATATGTCCGGCCAGGGACTGGGCTTTGCGATGGAGCGGCTGTTCGCCGCCGGCGCGCTGGACGTCTGGTTCACGCCGATCCAGATGAAGAAGGACCGGCCGGCGGTGCAGTTGGGGGTGCTGTGCCGGCCGGAGGACGTGGCGCGGCTGAGCCGTCTCCTGCTGAAGGAGACCACCACCTTCGGCGTGCGCCACCAACTGTTACTGCGCTACGTGGCGGGGCGCTCTTTCGTGGAGGTGCACACCCCCTGGGGGCCGGTGCGCGCCAAGGCCAAACTGCTGGACGGCCAGGTGGTCTCCGTGGCCCCGGAATATGAATCCTGTGCCCAGGCGGCGCGCCAGGCCGGCGTGCCTCTGGCACAGGTGTATGAGGCGGTGCTGGCCGGCTGGCGCGCCGGCGCGCTGCACCCGCTCGACAAGTAACAGCCAATGGTGACGTTCTGACATGGTGAACCTTTCGCCCGAACTGCAGGAGCAACTGGATACACTGCCGCAGAAGTCGGGCGTATATATTATGAAGGATGCCGCCGGCAGGGTCATTTACGTCGGCAAGGCGGTCAACCTGCGCAGTCGCGTGCGCTCGTACTTTCATGAGTCCGCGCAGGGCAACATGAAGACGGCGCGTCTGGTCGCGGACATCGCCGGCATCGAGTTCATCGTCACCGCCTCCGAGCTGGAAGCCCTCGTGCTGGAGAACACCCTCATCAAGCGCTACCGCCCGCGCTACAACGTGCGCCTGCGCGATGACAAGACCTATCCCTATGTCCGGGTCACCTGGCACGAGCCTTTTCCGAAGGTCATGCTGACGCGCCATGTGGTACGGGACGGCTCGCGCTATTTCGGGCCGTACACCTCGGTGCAGGCGGTGCATCAGACGCTGGATGTCCTGCGCCGGCTCTTCCCCTTCCGCACCTGCGACCGCGAGATCACCGGCCGGGACCCGCGCCCTTGTCTGTACTATCACATTAAGCGCTGTAGCGGCCCCTGCATCGGCGCTATTTCCCGGGAGGAGTACCGGGACAAGATCGCCCAGTTGATGCTGTTCCTGGAGGGGCAGACCGGTGAGGTGGTGCGCCGGCTGGAAGCCCAGATGAAAGAGGCCGCAGAGGCCCTGGAGTTCGAGCGGGCGGCGCAACTGCGGGACCAGATTTGGGCGATCGAGAAGGTGGTGGAAGGGCAAAGGGTGGTCTCGCCGCACCTGCGCGACCACGATATCGTCGCCTTTGCCCGTGATGACGGCAACGCCTGTGTGCAGGTCTTCTTCGTGCGCAACGGCCGGCTCATCGGCCGCGAATATTTCTTCATGGAAGGGGCCGAGGGGGAAGAGGCCGGCGCGATCCTCTCCTCGTTCCTCTCCCAGTTTTACGCCGAGGCCTCTTCTGTGCCGCCGGAGATTATCCTGCCGGCGGAGGCCGACGAGGCCAATATCATCAAGCAGTGGCTGGCCAGCAAGCGCGGCGCCGATGTGGTGCTGATGGTGCCGCAGAACACCGAGCGGCAGAGCCTGCTCCAGATGGCCCAGGAGAATGCCCGCGAGACCCTGGAAGCCATGCGCGCCCAGTGGATGTCCGACCAGGCCAAGCAGGCCGGCGCCGTGTCGGCCCTGCAGGAGGCCCTGATGCTTCCGAAGCCGCCGGCGCGCATCGAGTGCTACGACATTTCCAACATCCAGGGCACCGCGGCTACCGGAAGCATGGTGGTGTTCGTCAACGGGGTGCCCCGCAAGAGCGATTATCGCCGTTTCCAGATCCGCACCGTGGAGGGCGCGGACGATTACGCCATGATGCGCGAGGTCCTGCGCCGGCGCTTCCTGCGCTATCAGCAGGCCCAGCAGGCCCTGGAAGAGGGGCGCCAGTCCACGGCGCGCAGTTTGCCGGACGCCTTCGCCCTCCTGCCGGACCTGCTCATCGTGGATGGGGGGAAGGGCCAGCTCCATGTGGCGCTGGAGGTGCTGGAGGAAATGGGCCTGCGGGAGAGCGTGCCGGCGGCCGCGCTGGCCAAGCAGGAGGAGGAAATCTACCTGCCGGATATGCCGGAGCCCCTGCGCCTGCCGGCGGATTCGCCGGCGCTCCACCTGCTCCAGCGCATCCGCGATGAGGCGCACCGCTTCGCCGTGGGCTATCACCGCCGCCTGCGCGAGGCCGGCGCCCTGCGTTCCATGCTCGACGAAATCCCGGGCATTGGGCCGCGGCGCCGGCAGGCCCTGCTGAAGCATTTTGGCTCCCTGGAGCGCATCCGCCAGGCCAGCGTGGAGGAGCTGGCCCAGGTGCCCGGCATGACCCGCCAGGCCGCCGAGCGTCTCAAGGAATACCTTGGGGGATGAGCGCCATGCGCCTTCATCTTCCCCGCGGCGGCCGTTGGTTCCGCCGGCTGTCTCTCGCCTGGAACATCGCGGTGCTGGCGATCACGGCGTTCGTCAGCGCCGTCTGGGCGAATATATGGGTGGATTCCCTGCGCGACTACCGTCCCCCGCTGGCGCAGTGGGACGAGCCGGCCTCCGACGCGCCGGCGGGGCCGGCGCTGACCGAAGGGTTGGTGCTGGTCCTGCTGGAGGGTGTGCCGGCGGATTACCTGGATAGGACGCCGGCGCTGGCGGGGATTTCTGCGGCCCATGTCCGGATGACGGGGCCGCTGAGCAGTTACACGCCGGCCAGCGGATGGATCACCCTGGTCAGCGGGGCTTCCCCGAGATTGGCCGGCGCGCCCCTGCAGGATGCGGCCGACAGCGTGTTATGGTATGCGCGGGCGGAAACCCTGTTTGACGTCACTGCGGACGCCGGCCGGCAGACCGCGCTCTACGGCCCGGTCTGGTGGCGCGGCATGGTTGCCGCGGC
Coding sequences:
- the uvrC gene encoding excinuclease ABC subunit UvrC — its product is MVNLSPELQEQLDTLPQKSGVYIMKDAAGRVIYVGKAVNLRSRVRSYFHESAQGNMKTARLVADIAGIEFIVTASELEALVLENTLIKRYRPRYNVRLRDDKTYPYVRVTWHEPFPKVMLTRHVVRDGSRYFGPYTSVQAVHQTLDVLRRLFPFRTCDREITGRDPRPCLYYHIKRCSGPCIGAISREEYRDKIAQLMLFLEGQTGEVVRRLEAQMKEAAEALEFERAAQLRDQIWAIEKVVEGQRVVSPHLRDHDIVAFARDDGNACVQVFFVRNGRLIGREYFFMEGAEGEEAGAILSSFLSQFYAEASSVPPEIILPAEADEANIIKQWLASKRGADVVLMVPQNTERQSLLQMAQENARETLEAMRAQWMSDQAKQAGAVSALQEALMLPKPPARIECYDISNIQGTAATGSMVVFVNGVPRKSDYRRFQIRTVEGADDYAMMREVLRRRFLRYQQAQQALEEGRQSTARSLPDAFALLPDLLIVDGGKGQLHVALEVLEEMGLRESVPAAALAKQEEEIYLPDMPEPLRLPADSPALHLLQRIRDEAHRFAVGYHRRLREAGALRSMLDEIPGIGPRRRQALLKHFGSLERIRQASVEELAQVPGMTRQAAERLKEYLGG
- the larC gene encoding nickel pincer cofactor biosynthesis protein LarC; protein product: MSQRIAYFDCFSGASGDMLVGAMLDAGVSLEALQADLAKIPLTGYTVTCEHRTQQHLAGTKFSVHITHEEHHHRHLADIEAIFAASSLPAEDVARILAVFRRLARAEARVHGTSIEEVHFHEVGAVDSIVDIAGAVIGLRLLGVDKVYASSLPLGSGTVQTSHGPLPVPAPATLELLAEAGAPTRPLDAGTELVTPTGAAILCELAEFRQPAMRIQRVGYGFGTKLLPWPNVLRLWVGEPADVSHAEPALETVAELACNIDDMSGQGLGFAMERLFAAGALDVWFTPIQMKKDRPAVQLGVLCRPEDVARLSRLLLKETTTFGVRHQLLLRYVAGRSFVEVHTPWGPVRAKAKLLDGQVVSVAPEYESCAQAARQAGVPLAQVYEAVLAGWRAGALHPLDK